The following proteins are encoded in a genomic region of Alistipes shahii WAL 8301:
- a CDS encoding Tex family protein: MIEQIISRRLQIPLHQVQGTVRLLREGATIPFISRYRKEATGSLDEVQVASVKEWLDRLTELETRKQTVLTTIEGQGRLTPELRRRIAECWDAVELEDIYLPYKPKRRTRATVARERGLEPLAEIILAQQSRNVVQQARRFVSAEVPTPEEALAGACDIVAERISEDERARNTLRRTFAREGIVHSKLVKGKETEGAKYADYFDAATPLRSISSHRFLAMRRGEEEGILKIAVDVDAEHCIESLRRLFVRPGSATREWMEAAVADSFKRLIRPSIETEQLAAAKEKADDEAIRVFAENLRQLLLSSPLGQKRVVAIDPGFRTGCKVVALDAQGNLLHNTTVYPHPPQGRAAEAAEALKSLAARYKAEAFAIGDGTAGRETEQLVRRLGLEGVEVFMVSEDGASVYSASAAAREEFPDYDVTVRGAVSIGRRLIDPLSELVKIDPKSIGVGQYQHSVDPAKLKARLRTVVESCVNRVGVNINTASKHILTYISGLGPVLAQNIVAYRAANGEFKSRRALLKVPRLGAKAFEQAAGFLRVVGGANPLDNSAVHPESYAVVERMAADAGVTVERLLADKQLRSGLKAERYVSGETGLPTVTDILEALDKRGLDPREQLQVFAFDPNVHTIGDLREGMLLPGIVTNITAFGAFVDIGVKQDGLVHISQLADRYVASPADVVHLGQHVEVRVTGVDTVRGRIALSMRREA; this comes from the coding sequence ATGATCGAACAAATCATATCCCGACGACTGCAAATTCCGCTGCACCAAGTGCAGGGGACCGTGCGTCTGCTCCGCGAAGGGGCGACGATACCCTTTATCAGCCGCTACCGCAAGGAAGCGACCGGCTCGCTCGACGAGGTGCAGGTCGCCTCCGTCAAGGAGTGGCTCGACCGGCTCACCGAACTCGAAACCCGCAAGCAGACGGTGCTCACGACCATCGAGGGGCAGGGCAGGCTGACCCCGGAACTCCGCCGGCGCATCGCGGAGTGCTGGGATGCGGTGGAGCTGGAGGACATTTACCTGCCCTACAAACCCAAACGCCGCACGCGGGCCACCGTGGCGCGCGAACGGGGCCTGGAGCCGCTGGCCGAAATCATCCTGGCGCAGCAGTCCCGCAACGTCGTGCAGCAGGCCCGGCGGTTCGTTTCGGCCGAAGTGCCGACCCCGGAGGAGGCCCTCGCCGGGGCGTGCGACATCGTCGCCGAACGTATCTCGGAAGACGAGCGCGCCCGCAATACGCTGCGCCGCACATTCGCCCGCGAAGGCATCGTCCATTCGAAACTCGTCAAAGGCAAAGAGACGGAAGGGGCGAAATACGCCGACTATTTCGACGCCGCGACGCCCCTGCGCAGCATCTCGTCGCACCGCTTCCTGGCCATGCGCCGCGGCGAGGAGGAGGGCATTCTGAAAATCGCGGTCGACGTGGATGCCGAACATTGCATCGAAAGTCTCCGCCGACTGTTCGTACGGCCCGGCTCGGCGACGCGCGAATGGATGGAAGCGGCCGTGGCCGACTCGTTCAAACGCCTGATACGCCCCTCGATCGAGACCGAACAGCTCGCGGCGGCCAAGGAGAAGGCCGACGACGAGGCGATCCGGGTTTTCGCCGAGAACCTGCGCCAACTGCTGCTCTCCTCGCCGCTGGGGCAGAAGCGCGTCGTGGCCATCGACCCGGGATTCCGCACGGGATGCAAGGTCGTGGCGCTCGACGCGCAGGGCAACCTGCTGCACAACACGACCGTCTACCCCCATCCGCCGCAGGGCCGGGCGGCCGAAGCGGCCGAGGCGCTGAAATCGCTGGCCGCCAGGTACAAGGCCGAGGCGTTCGCCATCGGGGACGGCACGGCGGGCCGCGAGACCGAACAGCTGGTCCGCAGACTGGGGCTGGAAGGCGTGGAGGTATTCATGGTGAGCGAGGACGGCGCGTCGGTCTACTCGGCGTCGGCCGCGGCGCGCGAGGAGTTCCCGGACTACGACGTGACGGTGCGCGGGGCCGTGAGCATCGGACGCCGCCTGATCGACCCGCTCTCAGAGCTGGTCAAGATCGACCCCAAGTCGATCGGCGTGGGGCAGTACCAGCACAGCGTCGACCCGGCGAAGCTCAAGGCGCGGCTCCGGACGGTCGTCGAAAGCTGCGTCAACCGCGTCGGCGTCAATATCAACACCGCCTCGAAACACATCCTGACCTACATATCGGGGCTGGGACCCGTGCTGGCGCAAAACATAGTAGCCTACCGTGCGGCGAACGGGGAGTTCAAAAGCCGCAGGGCGCTGCTCAAAGTGCCGCGGCTGGGAGCCAAGGCTTTCGAGCAGGCGGCCGGGTTCCTGCGGGTCGTTGGAGGCGCGAATCCGCTGGACAACAGCGCCGTGCACCCGGAATCGTACGCCGTCGTCGAGCGGATGGCCGCCGACGCGGGCGTGACGGTCGAACGCCTGCTGGCCGACAAACAGCTGCGCAGCGGTCTCAAGGCCGAACGATACGTGAGCGGAGAAACGGGGCTGCCGACCGTGACGGACATACTCGAGGCGCTCGACAAACGGGGGCTTGATCCGCGCGAACAGTTGCAGGTCTTCGCATTCGACCCCAACGTGCACACGATCGGCGACCTGCGCGAGGGAATGCTTCTGCCGGGCATCGTCACCAACATCACGGCCTTCGGGGCTTTCGTCGACATCGGCGTCAAACAGGACGGGCTGGTGCACATCTCGCAGCTGGCCGACCGCTACGTGGCTTCGCCGGCCGACGTGGTGCATCTGGGACAGCACGTCGAAGTGCGGGTGACGGGCGTGGACACCGTTCGCGGACGCATTGCGCTCTCGATGCGCCGCGAAGCATAA